TTAAAGCACTCCAAGCTTTCAATCAGACCAAACAAATCATTTCTACTTGCTACCAAAGTGGGGCTTCCTCATTGGTATCTCCTTTGGAAACTGTTGGAACATGGAATATGAACTGTCTGCTAAGGTGGTAAGCTCCCCTCTTTTGGAGTTATTCAAGCAGCATCTTAATGGACACTTGTATGAGCTGCTGTACTGATGATTCCTTCACAAGGAAGGAGGTTGGCAGTGCTGACCAGTAAGGTCTTTTCAAACCCTTATCGCCTATAACAAtgaggaatatattttttaaatttactttcgaAGGAACTAAGTTTATATTTCTTGGAAACTCATTTCTGTGgcaatattcattttttatattgtcAGATCTAGGATCATAAAGGAATTATGAATGAGGTTTGGACAGTAAGCAATTGGGATTTTCTGTGTTAGAGATCACAGAATTCTAGATCTCGTAAAGTATTGACAGTTTGGCTGCCAGCTAACCAATGATGCAGGGCCAGTTAAATGAGGAAGATATTTGCCAGAAGGGCTAAGTATATAGGCCAGTGGATCTCAAACTTAAGCATGCACCAAAGTCACTTTGAGAGCCTAAGACACATATTGTTAGACTCCACCCCCGATTTTCTAACTTTGTATGTCTTAGGTGGAGCCTAAGAATATGCATTTCTGAgtccccaggtgatgctgatgcttctGATCCCTTGGCCACATTTTGAGAATCACGGATCTAGGAGAAAGACTGctggcctgggaggtggaagcccTAAGTCTTTATGCAGCATTTGCCACTAAGAAGTATTTCCCCAGGAAAGTCCGTTTtttctctttgagcctcagttttctataaaatgggagtaagGTGGACTAAATGAGCTCTGAAGGACATTCCAACTCTAAAATACTGTATTTGAAGAATACCATTTATTTAGTAGTAAATACTAAATGTAGCCCCTTTACTGAGTGCTTTATATGAATTCTATCATTAAATCTTCACCAAGATTGCATGAGTTAAGCACTAGATTATCAccattatacagatgaagaaactgaggcttgactAGAGTTACATAGAGAGGACATGGGAGATCAAGGACTTGAATATAGACTGAACAAACTCTGGAGCTTATTCTATTATTCACTGAGCTATAGAGCCTCTCTGAGAACCTTAGGatcttttctctttgcctgtcCCACTCTATGTTCCAGATGGAAAACACTATCAAACAATCTGAGAATGACCTAAACAAGCTGCTAGAGTCTACAAGGAGGCTGCATGATGAGTATAAGCCACTGAAAGAACATGTGGATGCCCTGCGCATGACTCTGGGCCTGCAGAGGCTCCCTGATTTGTGTGAAGAAGAGGAGAAGCTTTCCTTGGAGTAAGCTACCTGCCCCCAGTCTCTACAACATACCCTCCCTCCGACACATATACATACCTATGTACCTACACATACATgggcatgtatacatatacaaagCCTAGCCTGAAAGTCAGAGTGCCTAGTTTTAGTTCCAGGCCTTTCAGTGACTGACTCAtcgtgtgatcttgggcaagtctctGTGCCAGCTTGTTGAAACAGGAGGAGGATTATTAAATTGGATGAATTACTAGATGAATTAGAACAACTGCTAAGtggctttttaaattctttgtgtGATATTAACAATACAAGACTATGTCTATAACTCTTAAGAGATCATTTCCCAAGTCAGGGTCTAGAAGGGGATATCTAGAAAcctctaaaaacacaaaagactgAGCTTTCCTGGTCTTCAGGGACTAGCCTGGGACTTCATCTCCAGGCTCAGAGTTAAGAACTAGGCTTGCCTTGCAGAGAGACAGAATTTGGCCTGGTAGAGGAAACCATTTCCTAAAGGTAGAGCAAGGTGTCTGTGGAGTTTGTGAGCTTCCTTTTCCTAGAGATATGTCACCAGAGGCCTTAGGACACTTAATAGGAATACTCAAAACAGCATGAGATAGCAGATAGGACTGAATACCCTTAAAGGACCTTGCTAGCTCAAGATTTCTTGGTCTTCTTGGTCTATCAGAGCTAAGGACCAAGAGGATTATCCTTCTCATCAGAGATTGGGCCTTGTACCCAGGGACAATAGCCTTGTGCTTGGGAAGGTTTGGGGACCTTCTAGAATGAGCCACAGCTCAACCCTTGGTTATATGGCATGGAGTCTTTAAGAGGAGCAAGGTTCTCGTTGCTTTCAGAATGATCTAGCCAGTGTCTCTCATCTTCAAAGTTACTTTgagaagcagaaagcagaatggcAGACGGAACCTCAGGAGCCCCCCATCCCTGAGTCCCTGGCCGCTGCAGCCGCTGCCGCCCAACAGCTCCAAGTGGCTAGGAAGCAGGACACTCGGCAGACGGCCACCTTCAGGCAGCAGCCCCCTCCTATGAAGGTAAGTGAGCTGGGTAAGGGTTGTGGAGGAAGCAAAGTATCCTCCCATGGAAGGGCCGTGGAAGGCTAGTTCTGGGTCTTTGGCCTTGTTTATGCTGGGCCTTCTTTTAATAGCCTTTGCTTGCGAAACAGAGGAAGGGGTGACATGGGTGTGCTGTGTTGGACCCACAGGTTTTGTTGCCCCATGTTCCCAGAAGTGTTAGAATGCAGGGATATTTTCAGGCCCTGCTGAAGTGCAATTCTAAAAGTTAGAAACAACTCTTACACAAATATGTAATGAGCATGTATCGTAAATGAAGGAACCAGCAGGATTATAAAGCTGGTTCCAGCAGCATTTGAGGCACAGATATCTATATCAtcgagaaaggagaggaaagctGAAACAAATTTGCAAAGTTAGATACAAAACTGGTTTACATCCT
The sequence above is drawn from the Theropithecus gelada isolate Dixy chromosome X, Tgel_1.0, whole genome shotgun sequence genome and encodes:
- the ZC4H2 gene encoding zinc finger C4H2 domain-containing protein isoform X1, producing MADEQEIMCKLESIKEIRNKTLQMEKIKARLKAEFEALESEERHLKEYKQEMDLLLQEKMAHVEELRLIHADINVMENTIKQSENDLNKLLESTRRLHDEYKPLKEHVDALRMTLGLQRLPDLCEEEEKLSLDYFEKQKAEWQTEPQEPPIPESLAAAAAAAQQLQVARKQDTRQTATFRQQPPPMKACLSCHQQIHRNAPICPLCKAKSRSRNPKKPKRKQDE
- the ZC4H2 gene encoding zinc finger C4H2 domain-containing protein isoform X2 — encoded protein: MEKIKARLKAEFEALESEERHLKEYKQEMDLLLQEKMAHVEELRLIHADINVMENTIKQSENDLNKLLESTRRLHDEYKPLKEHVDALRMTLGLQRLPDLCEEEEKLSLDYFEKQKAEWQTEPQEPPIPESLAAAAAAAQQLQVARKQDTRQTATFRQQPPPMKACLSCHQQIHRNAPICPLCKAKSRSRNPKKPKRKQDE